A window of the Elusimicrobiota bacterium genome harbors these coding sequences:
- a CDS encoding ComEC/Rec2 family competence protein, protein MLFSYYKRPLFILTVLYALLIIAFRPWFERRAAGDTINLPLYDAEVEGVIKEYPIKHYKLWRMELETTSVDSRPLKTEVMAYTGDLGGASLGDTVIFRGDLKKPFSNVVPGNLDWPRYLSRRGINTEARGGAFSIKRKASFALGKAADFRRAALAVFDLKLSSEAASVAGGVVIGEKKNISPGLKTAFQDSGSMHLLVASGSNVGFVVIVVYFLCAGAGLKKRHSWPLALLSAGFYVMAAGFDPPLTRAYFMFGSGLAALLLERRPGIFQGLVIACLLILAFEPLALFDAGFQMSFAAAYGLSIGMTLWGERLRFKGLTGILAGLFAVSFFAQAGLYPLMAYYFHKISLVSLVSNIVLVPASGVIMALGFLLVFSSKISVLYGLFSVITQRALDLFILFIRFFAGFYFSAVRVSEPSAWSAAAFFVLVFIFLHAPLFNFKKKPVWAMFALALLLFGCGKFFPSRPGASLFSDGKSAAFLFRAGDGGLFLVNAGLSGAKLSNAVLSSGERELKGVFLPSLDENDSSGLEELGNLIRVRRLFLPYGPLPDGLNTEIEQLSKKGTVILKLWPGESVLLDDIKVSAAWPCYARGGEKTEAAPGYTGFMEESRLSFVFSSRGGDAEVCSGGRQVFLQGRAFEEGGRFLEAPRGASIEVPL, encoded by the coding sequence ATGCTTTTTTCCTATTACAAAAGGCCGCTTTTCATTTTAACCGTCCTCTACGCCCTGCTCATTATTGCTTTTCGCCCCTGGTTTGAGCGCCGGGCCGCCGGCGACACTATAAACCTTCCGCTTTACGACGCCGAAGTTGAAGGCGTAATAAAAGAATACCCCATAAAACATTACAAACTCTGGCGCATGGAACTGGAAACAACAAGCGTGGACAGCCGCCCGCTTAAAACCGAAGTTATGGCGTACACCGGCGATCTGGGCGGCGCTTCTTTGGGCGATACGGTGATTTTCAGGGGCGACTTAAAAAAACCTTTCAGTAATGTGGTTCCGGGAAATCTGGACTGGCCGCGCTATCTGTCCCGGCGCGGCATAAACACGGAAGCGCGCGGTGGAGCGTTCAGTATAAAGCGCAAGGCCAGTTTCGCGCTCGGAAAAGCGGCGGATTTCAGGCGGGCCGCGCTGGCTGTTTTTGACTTAAAACTCAGTTCCGAGGCCGCCTCGGTGGCCGGCGGGGTGGTTATCGGTGAAAAGAAGAATATCTCCCCCGGGCTTAAAACCGCTTTCCAGGATTCCGGTTCCATGCACCTGCTTGTGGCCTCGGGTTCAAATGTGGGTTTTGTGGTGATAGTGGTTTATTTCCTCTGCGCCGGGGCCGGGCTGAAAAAGCGGCATTCCTGGCCGCTCGCGCTTCTATCCGCCGGTTTTTATGTAATGGCGGCTGGTTTTGATCCGCCCCTTACCAGGGCGTATTTTATGTTCGGTTCCGGTCTTGCGGCTTTGCTTCTTGAGCGCCGTCCGGGCATTTTCCAGGGCCTCGTAATCGCCTGCCTGCTGATCCTTGCTTTTGAGCCGCTGGCACTCTTTGATGCCGGCTTTCAAATGTCTTTTGCCGCCGCGTACGGTTTAAGTATTGGGATGACACTTTGGGGGGAGCGCCTCCGTTTCAAGGGCCTTACCGGTATTTTGGCCGGGCTGTTCGCGGTAAGCTTTTTCGCCCAGGCGGGGCTGTATCCGCTGATGGCCTACTATTTTCATAAGATCTCCCTTGTATCGCTGGTCTCGAACATAGTGCTTGTGCCGGCTTCGGGAGTGATAATGGCGCTTGGTTTTTTGCTGGTTTTTTCTTCGAAGATCTCCGTTTTATACGGATTATTTTCCGTTATCACACAGAGGGCGCTGGATCTGTTCATCCTGTTTATCAGATTTTTCGCCGGTTTTTACTTTTCCGCTGTGCGCGTGAGCGAGCCCTCCGCCTGGTCCGCGGCGGCGTTCTTCGTGCTGGTTTTTATTTTTCTTCACGCTCCGCTTTTTAATTTCAAAAAAAAGCCTGTTTGGGCGATGTTCGCCCTGGCGCTGCTTCTGTTCGGCTGCGGTAAATTTTTTCCCTCGCGTCCCGGCGCCTCCCTGTTTTCAGACGGCAAAAGCGCGGCCTTTCTGTTCAGAGCGGGCGATGGCGGGCTTTTTCTGGTTAATGCGGGATTGAGCGGAGCCAAGCTTTCAAACGCCGTTCTATCCTCCGGCGAGCGGGAGTTAAAGGGCGTCTTCCTGCCGTCGCTTGATGAAAACGATTCAAGCGGGCTTGAAGAGCTCGGGAATTTAATCAGAGTGCGGCGCTTATTTCTGCCCTACGGCCCGCTGCCTGACGGCCTTAATACCGAAATTGAACAGCTTTCTAAAAAAGGAACTGTGATCTTAAAGCTTTGGCCCGGAGAAAGCGTTCTTCTGGATGATATAAAGGTTTCCGCCGCATGGCCCTGCTATGCCCGCGGAGGGGAAAAAACGGAGGCCGCGCCGGGCTATACCGGCTTTATGGAGGAAAGCCGATTATCTTTTGTTTTTAGTTCGCGCGGCGGCGACGCGGAGGTTTGCTCAGGCGGCAGGCAGGTTTTTCTGCAAGGCCGGGCTTTTGAGGAAGGCGGGCGGTTCCTGGAGGCGCCGCGCGGAGCCTCTATTGAAGTCCCCCTGTAA
- the recR gene encoding recombination mediator RecR → MKSLDKLASLFRRLPGVGPKQAERFALYAVKASEGEIEDLVEALRAVKSSVSYCAECCNYSEERLCSICADSARDRRIICVVEHPQDVAAIEKTKTFNGVYHVLHGAISPTEGVAPGAIKLKELTDRIKAADGAVEELIIATNPDTEGEAMSLYLTHLLTKYVPRITRIAYGVPLGGDIDYLDEITLGYALKGRTKI, encoded by the coding sequence ATGAAATCCCTGGACAAACTTGCCTCGCTTTTCCGCCGCTTGCCCGGCGTTGGCCCGAAGCAGGCGGAACGTTTCGCCCTTTACGCCGTAAAGGCCTCCGAGGGGGAAATCGAGGATCTGGTCGAGGCGCTGCGGGCGGTGAAAAGTTCGGTAAGTTATTGCGCCGAATGCTGTAATTACTCGGAGGAGCGCCTTTGCTCCATTTGCGCCGATTCCGCCAGGGACAGACGCATTATATGCGTGGTGGAGCATCCGCAGGATGTGGCCGCCATAGAAAAAACCAAAACTTTTAACGGCGTATATCATGTCCTGCACGGCGCAATTTCTCCCACCGAAGGCGTGGCGCCGGGCGCCATAAAACTCAAAGAACTTACAGACAGAATAAAGGCCGCGGATGGCGCGGTGGAAGAATTGATCATTGCCACCAATCCCGATACCGAGGGAGAGGCCATGTCCCTGTACCTTACCCATCTTTTAACCAAGTATGTGCCCAGGATCACCCGTATCGCTTACGGCGTGCCCCTTGGCGGGGATATAGACTACCTTGATGAAATTACCCTTGGCTACGCTCTGAAGGGCCGCACGAAAATATAG
- the dnaX gene encoding DNA polymerase III subunit gamma/tau yields the protein MYENLAAKYRPKNLQEVLGQETVKQTLANAVKLGRIANSYVFYGPRGCGKTTIARILAKILNCHDPKDGKPCDKCASCIEIAESKSLDVIEIDAASHTKVENVRDIIIENVEFSPSRDKYKIYILDEVHMLSEKAFNALLKTVEEPPDHVVFIMATTEQHKVPVTILSRSQCFRFRPLAEEIMFERLKEVAEKEKIKSEPEALKIIAKAASGAMRDAMTLLDRAVSFGRGEVKTEVLNELLGHAGEDLINSLALALVGRDAAALHAAFDKLNAEGYDILTALRDLRNLLAGTFFYMREFSGAKTTLAAVLPKDFSASALAKLSRKVNLAVEEVKFSDSLSIAAEMALFTLIDTPQDLDALVRRLEGLELRLAPGSHISPVGMGGGQSPAIEPAAAPAPSARQKKNDILNSEPAKPGTDTGFTSQKEPAAAYRSVPDSPARPSPSIPPSALWKKLLAHIAGKKPLAYNMLLSVKITFDSETKWRLNSPTKLEADMIERVRPALEEAMENLSGRKIEFIVGHSASVKSAEPVLEDLSAPQTASEVEPEAEAQNEPPAVEGRWEDLPEAGVSEIEPELKKLSKVFHGSKITKVTKKPVTGKSE from the coding sequence ATGTACGAAAATCTTGCCGCCAAATACCGCCCCAAAAATCTCCAGGAGGTTTTGGGCCAGGAAACCGTAAAGCAGACACTTGCCAATGCGGTTAAGCTGGGCCGTATCGCGAATTCCTATGTTTTTTACGGACCGCGCGGCTGCGGTAAAACCACCATAGCCCGCATACTCGCCAAAATATTAAACTGCCACGATCCGAAAGACGGCAAGCCCTGCGACAAGTGCGCCTCCTGCATTGAAATAGCCGAAAGCAAATCCCTGGATGTGATAGAAATAGACGCCGCTTCCCACACGAAGGTGGAAAATGTGCGCGATATTATAATTGAAAATGTGGAGTTCTCTCCTTCCCGCGACAAATATAAGATCTACATTCTGGATGAAGTGCACATGCTTTCCGAAAAGGCTTTCAACGCGCTTTTGAAAACCGTGGAAGAGCCGCCGGACCATGTTGTGTTTATTATGGCCACCACCGAACAGCACAAGGTGCCTGTCACGATACTTTCGCGCTCGCAGTGCTTCCGTTTCAGGCCCCTTGCCGAAGAGATTATGTTTGAGCGGCTGAAGGAAGTGGCGGAAAAAGAAAAAATAAAATCCGAGCCGGAAGCCCTGAAAATAATAGCCAAAGCGGCTTCAGGCGCCATGCGCGACGCCATGACACTGCTTGACCGCGCGGTTTCATTCGGACGCGGCGAGGTAAAAACCGAGGTTTTAAACGAGCTTCTGGGCCACGCGGGCGAAGACCTTATAAATTCCCTGGCGCTTGCGCTTGTCGGGCGCGACGCCGCGGCGCTGCACGCGGCTTTTGACAAGCTTAACGCCGAGGGCTACGACATTCTTACGGCGCTTCGCGACCTGCGCAACCTTTTAGCCGGGACTTTTTTTTACATGCGGGAATTTTCCGGGGCAAAAACGACTTTGGCGGCCGTTTTACCTAAGGACTTTTCGGCTTCAGCGCTGGCTAAATTATCCAGAAAAGTGAATTTAGCGGTGGAAGAAGTGAAGTTTTCCGATTCACTTTCCATAGCGGCCGAAATGGCGCTGTTTACCCTTATAGATACGCCTCAGGACCTGGACGCTTTGGTCAGGCGGCTTGAGGGCCTTGAGCTGCGTCTTGCCCCGGGTTCCCACATTAGCCCGGTCGGCATGGGGGGAGGGCAATCCCCGGCAATTGAGCCGGCTGCCGCGCCCGCGCCGTCCGCGCGGCAAAAAAAAAATGACATTTTGAACTCGGAGCCGGCAAAACCGGGTACAGACACCGGTTTCACCTCCCAAAAAGAGCCCGCCGCCGCTTACCGATCAGTTCCCGATTCTCCGGCGCGGCCATCCCCGTCCATTCCTCCTTCCGCCCTTTGGAAAAAGCTGCTTGCCCATATAGCCGGGAAAAAGCCGCTGGCTTATAATATGCTGCTTTCTGTAAAAATAACATTTGACAGCGAGACGAAGTGGCGTCTCAATTCTCCGACTAAACTTGAAGCGGATATGATCGAGAGGGTCCGGCCTGCGCTTGAAGAGGCTATGGAAAACCTCTCCGGCAGAAAAATAGAATTTATCGTGGGACATTCGGCTTCCGTTAAATCCGCGGAGCCCGTGCTTGAGGATTTGTCCGCTCCGCAGACCGCTTCTGAGGTCGAACCGGAGGCTGAAGCGCAAAACGAGCCCCCGGCGGTGGAAGGCCGCTGGGAAGATTTGCCGGAAGCCGGCGTCTCCGAAATTGAGCCGGAACTTAAAAAACTTTCAAAAGTGTTTCACGGCAGCAAGATAACGAAAGTGACTAAAAAGCCTGTAACAGGAAAAAGCGAATAA
- a CDS encoding deoxyhypusine synthase, which produces MPKFKKSDYLKETVKHIDITKHNVVPLVDAMGDMAFSARDLARAARIYSMMLSDKNCSVILTLAGSLFSAGLKKVVVDMVRNNMVDAIVSTGAVIVDQDFFEGLGYNHYKGSPYGVDDNVLRALHIDRIYDTFIDEDELRVCDETTRKIADSLEPRPYSSREFIEEMGRYLAKHGKNDESVVLAAYEKRVPVFVPAFSDCSAGFGMLEHQWNNPAKHMSMDSARDFLELTRVKIEAKDTGLFMIGGGVPKNFTQDTVVAADILGEEAPMHKYAVQVTVADVRDGALSGSTLKEASSWGKVETAHEQMVYAEATLAMPLIAGYGYHKGAWKNRKAKCYSDFLNKELVKV; this is translated from the coding sequence ATGCCAAAATTTAAAAAATCCGATTACTTAAAGGAGACCGTAAAACACATTGACATAACAAAGCACAATGTGGTGCCTTTGGTCGACGCGATGGGCGATATGGCTTTCTCCGCCCGCGATCTTGCCAGGGCCGCCCGCATCTACAGCATGATGCTCTCCGACAAAAACTGCTCCGTTATTTTAACGCTTGCCGGCTCCCTGTTCTCGGCCGGCCTCAAAAAAGTCGTGGTGGACATGGTGAGAAACAATATGGTGGACGCCATAGTTTCCACCGGAGCCGTTATAGTGGACCAGGACTTTTTTGAGGGGCTGGGCTACAACCATTACAAGGGCTCCCCTTACGGCGTAGACGACAATGTTCTGCGCGCCCTTCACATAGACCGTATTTACGACACTTTCATAGACGAGGACGAACTGCGCGTCTGCGACGAAACCACCCGCAAAATCGCGGATTCCCTCGAGCCCCGGCCTTATTCCTCACGCGAGTTCATCGAAGAGATGGGCCGCTATCTTGCAAAACACGGTAAAAACGATGAGTCAGTGGTGCTGGCCGCTTATGAAAAACGCGTGCCTGTTTTCGTGCCCGCTTTCTCGGACTGTTCTGCCGGCTTCGGCATGCTGGAGCACCAGTGGAATAACCCCGCCAAGCATATGTCCATGGACTCGGCCAGGGATTTTCTTGAGCTGACCAGAGTTAAAATCGAGGCCAAAGACACCGGCCTTTTCATGATAGGCGGCGGCGTGCCGAAGAACTTCACGCAGGACACCGTGGTGGCGGCCGATATCCTTGGCGAAGAAGCGCCCATGCATAAATACGCGGTGCAGGTAACCGTGGCCGATGTGCGCGACGGCGCTCTTTCTGGTTCCACGCTTAAAGAGGCCAGCTCCTGGGGCAAGGTGGAAACTGCCCACGAGCAGATGGTTTACGCCGAGGCCACGCTGGCCATGCCTTTAATAGCCGGCTACGGCTATCACAAAGGCGCCTGGAAGAACAGAAAGGCTAAATGCTACTCTGATTTTCTGAACAAGGAATTGGTGAAAGTGTAA
- a CDS encoding FprA family A-type flavoprotein, with translation MNPVQITEGVYSLRVNHFNRHLFDSLIPLPDGTSYNAYLVKGSEKTALLDCADPEKKEALLAYLKGIKKLDYIVAHHAEQDHSGSIPFVLEKYPSAKVVTNPKCKELLMSHLHIPADKFMEVKDGETLSLGGKTLEFVYLPWVHWPETMGTYLREDKILFSCDFFGSHLASGELFSREHTVYVPMKRYYAEIMMPFRSNIKAHLEKLSKYEINFIAPSHGPVHKNVKFALDIYKDWAFGEPKNKALVAYVSMHGSTYVLVNRLVSALEDAGVSVEKLNLEQFDEGRVAMALVDAATVVIGTPTVLAGPHPKAVYGAYLANALRPKVKFISVIGSYGWGGKAVETLAGMLTNLKVEILPPVMVKGLPKEDDLKKIDDLAAAIALRHKGLKDS, from the coding sequence ATGAACCCGGTTCAAATAACAGAAGGTGTGTATTCTCTGCGCGTCAACCATTTCAACAGGCATCTTTTTGATTCCCTTATTCCCCTGCCTGACGGTACCAGTTATAACGCTTATCTGGTAAAGGGCTCCGAAAAAACAGCCCTGCTTGACTGCGCCGACCCCGAGAAAAAAGAGGCTCTTCTTGCCTATCTGAAGGGCATTAAAAAACTTGACTACATAGTCGCGCATCATGCCGAGCAGGACCATTCGGGTTCCATCCCCTTTGTGCTTGAGAAATATCCTTCAGCCAAAGTGGTGACAAACCCCAAGTGCAAAGAGCTTCTGATGAGCCATCTGCATATTCCCGCCGACAAATTCATGGAGGTAAAAGACGGGGAGACCCTTTCGCTCGGCGGCAAAACGCTCGAATTCGTTTATCTGCCCTGGGTGCATTGGCCCGAGACCATGGGCACTTACCTGCGCGAAGACAAGATTCTGTTTTCTTGCGATTTTTTCGGTTCGCATTTAGCCTCGGGCGAATTATTCTCGCGGGAACATACGGTTTATGTGCCCATGAAGCGCTATTACGCCGAGATAATGATGCCGTTCCGCTCAAACATTAAGGCGCATCTGGAAAAACTTTCAAAATACGAAATTAATTTCATAGCGCCCAGCCACGGTCCGGTGCATAAGAATGTCAAATTCGCGCTGGACATTTACAAAGACTGGGCCTTCGGGGAGCCGAAAAACAAGGCGCTTGTGGCCTATGTGTCAATGCACGGAAGCACTTATGTTCTGGTAAACCGTCTGGTAAGCGCCCTTGAAGATGCGGGGGTGAGCGTGGAAAAACTGAACCTGGAGCAGTTTGACGAGGGGAGGGTTGCCATGGCTTTGGTGGACGCCGCCACCGTTGTTATAGGAACGCCCACGGTCCTTGCGGGACCCCATCCCAAAGCGGTTTACGGGGCCTATCTGGCGAACGCGCTCAGGCCTAAAGTAAAGTTTATTTCCGTTATCGGTTCTTACGGCTGGGGGGGCAAAGCGGTTGAAACGCTGGCGGGTATGCTGACGAATTTAAAGGTTGAAATACTTCCGCCAGTAATGGTAAAAGGCCTGCCGAAAGAAGATGACTTGAAAAAAATAGACGATCTGGCCGCCGCCATAGCGCTCAGACATAAAGGATTAAAGGATAGTTAG
- a CDS encoding MoaD/ThiS family protein, whose protein sequence is MAKALVMIYTTLRKRLGISRAEFEGENIGELIEKLCALKEPEVRKLILDGDGRVKNYFVLTLNSEILDNGKAAGVKVKDGDILHVFPPVSGG, encoded by the coding sequence ATGGCTAAAGCGCTTGTGATGATCTATACCACGCTCAGGAAAAGGCTTGGCATTTCACGGGCTGAATTCGAAGGCGAAAATATTGGCGAGCTTATAGAAAAGCTCTGCGCCCTGAAAGAACCGGAGGTTCGAAAGCTGATCCTGGACGGAGACGGCAGGGTGAAAAATTATTTCGTGCTTACCCTTAATTCCGAAATCCTTGACAACGGCAAAGCCGCGGGGGTGAAAGTAAAAGACGGAGACATACTGCATGTTTTTCCGCCGGTTTCCGGAGGGTGA
- a CDS encoding Mur ligase domain-containing protein: MENTGKIHFSGIGGVGMSALAQLSAMEGKPVTGSDRDFDRGRSLELKTKLRSLGIEIFPQDGSAVSPATSELIVSTAIEDSNPEIAAAKTLGVKISHRSELLASYVNRYNTIAVAGTSGKSTVVAMIFEILEFAGRRPGLITGGALISLGERGMAGNAFLGGSDLLVVEADESDGTITRYRPKTGLLLNITKDHKDLEELKNIFGVFAGNCGKFYVNADDPASVSLKTKAELFGLNTGKHKVSDISFSGFCSSFKVNGVAFKLPVPGLYNIENALAAVTVAAGLGVPLATCAAALGNYKGVDRRFRIIGEKKGITVIDDYAHNPAKVAAVLKAVHMDKNRRVIAVYQPHGFTPTRHLKNELIESFASGLAPEDILVMPEIYYAGGTANKDISSKDLTDEVSRRGIKALFFQRREEIPAAVAALMKPGGIILVMGARDATLSNFASDIFKAL, encoded by the coding sequence ATGGAAAATACCGGCAAAATTCATTTTTCAGGTATAGGCGGGGTGGGCATGAGCGCTTTGGCCCAATTGTCCGCCATGGAAGGGAAACCGGTTACCGGCTCCGACCGCGACTTTGACCGGGGCCGCAGCCTTGAGCTTAAAACCAAGCTCCGGTCCCTTGGTATTGAAATATTCCCGCAGGACGGTTCGGCCGTTTCGCCCGCTACCTCCGAGCTTATCGTCTCCACCGCGATAGAGGATTCAAATCCTGAAATAGCCGCGGCCAAAACCCTTGGCGTTAAAATTTCCCATCGTTCAGAATTGCTTGCCTCGTATGTCAACCGCTATAACACCATAGCCGTGGCGGGAACCAGCGGAAAGTCGACGGTTGTGGCCATGATATTTGAAATACTTGAGTTCGCGGGCCGCCGGCCGGGTTTAATTACCGGCGGGGCCCTGATCTCGCTCGGAGAACGCGGCATGGCGGGCAACGCTTTTCTGGGCGGGTCGGACCTTCTGGTGGTGGAGGCCGACGAATCCGACGGCACCATAACCCGGTATAGGCCGAAAACGGGCCTGCTTTTAAATATCACCAAGGACCACAAGGACCTGGAAGAATTGAAAAATATTTTCGGCGTTTTCGCCGGCAACTGCGGAAAATTTTACGTCAACGCGGATGATCCGGCTTCCGTGAGTTTAAAGACCAAAGCGGAATTGTTCGGCCTTAACACAGGCAAGCACAAGGTTTCAGATATAAGCTTCAGCGGTTTTTGTTCCTCTTTCAAGGTGAACGGGGTTGCTTTTAAACTTCCTGTCCCGGGCCTTTACAATATAGAGAACGCCCTGGCGGCCGTTACCGTCGCCGCGGGCCTTGGTGTGCCGCTTGCAACATGCGCCGCCGCGCTTGGAAATTACAAAGGCGTGGACCGCCGTTTCAGAATAATAGGCGAAAAGAAAGGGATAACGGTGATAGACGATTACGCCCATAACCCGGCAAAAGTCGCAGCCGTCTTAAAAGCCGTTCACATGGATAAAAACAGGCGTGTCATAGCCGTTTACCAGCCGCACGGTTTTACCCCGACCAGGCATTTAAAGAACGAACTGATAGAAAGTTTCGCCTCGGGGCTTGCGCCGGAAGACATTCTTGTCATGCCTGAAATTTATTACGCCGGCGGCACGGCGAACAAAGACATTTCCTCAAAAGATCTGACGGACGAAGTTTCGCGGAGAGGGATAAAAGCCCTGTTTTTCCAGCGCCGTGAGGAGATACCCGCGGCTGTAGCCGCGCTTATGAAACCAGGCGGCATAATACTGGTGATGGGCGCGCGCGACGCCACGCTTTCCAATTTCGCTTCGGATATTTTCAAGGCGCTATGA
- a CDS encoding SAM-dependent chlorinase/fluorinase translates to MKKAHFSAFLFALLFSLAPGSEARGGANGPVIVFLSDFGIADDSVSQCKGVIESVSPGTVVVDMTHNIPPYDIRLAAFYLADSALAWPAGTVFLAVVDPGVGTSRKGAVLKTKSGHFFVGPDNGLFTLAARRFGIEKMVSIENRSFMRKSVTSTFHGRDVYSPVAARLARDPLVLDKLGPAISAPVLLDWPAPVAGTATVTGSLLRVESPYGNIWTDIDAAAVKRSGLVEGSVLVIDLGGRVLTVPFVSTFGDVPEGAPLAYINSRGLLSFALNMGDFSGKYGARAGEPVTVSVSSSAFAADGR, encoded by the coding sequence ATGAAAAAAGCACATTTCAGCGCGTTTCTGTTCGCATTGTTATTTTCACTCGCCCCCGGCAGCGAAGCACGGGGCGGGGCGAATGGTCCCGTTATCGTATTTTTAAGCGATTTCGGTATCGCCGACGATTCGGTATCGCAGTGTAAAGGCGTTATCGAATCTGTATCCCCCGGAACCGTCGTGGTGGACATGACGCATAACATCCCCCCTTACGACATCCGGCTGGCCGCGTTTTACCTGGCGGATTCCGCGCTCGCATGGCCCGCCGGGACGGTATTTCTCGCAGTGGTGGACCCGGGAGTGGGAACCTCGCGCAAAGGCGCGGTATTAAAAACCAAATCCGGACATTTTTTTGTGGGGCCGGACAACGGCCTGTTTACCCTCGCCGCGCGGCGGTTTGGGATAGAAAAAATGGTTTCCATTGAAAACCGTTCCTTTATGCGCAAGAGCGTCACCTCCACCTTTCACGGCCGCGACGTCTACTCCCCGGTAGCGGCCCGGCTCGCGCGCGACCCGCTGGTTTTGGACAAACTTGGCCCGGCCATCTCCGCGCCTGTGCTGCTGGATTGGCCCGCGCCGGTGGCCGGAACGGCGACAGTGACCGGCTCATTGCTGCGCGTTGAAAGTCCGTACGGAAATATCTGGACCGATATCGACGCCGCGGCGGTCAAGCGCAGCGGATTAGTTGAAGGGAGCGTCCTGGTGATTGATCTTGGCGGCCGCGTTTTAACCGTTCCTTTTGTCTCTACGTTCGGGGATGTGCCGGAGGGCGCGCCCCTGGCTTATATCAATTCGCGCGGGCTGCTGTCCTTCGCGCTTAACATGGGGGATTTTTCCGGGAAGTACGGGGCGCGGGCCGGCGAGCCCGTAACCGTCAGCGTCTCCAGTTCCGCTTTTGCGGCTGACGGGAGATAA
- a CDS encoding M55 family metallopeptidase, translating to MKIFISADIEGICGVSAWEEITAASPEYAACRRQMTAEVRAACEGAIAAGAAEILVRDAHGSARNIIHSELPREARLVRGWSGGPMMMMDGLEPGFSAAVYIGYHARAGSAASPMSHTMSTSLAEFIINGKPVSEFEINAWAAAGLKVPSVFISGDKSACAQARRLLPNIGFTATKENIGEATVHMHPLAALDRISAGVQAALMSKAAKKLPGLPKNPVMELRFKEIKKARRFSCYPGAERTGDATVRLKCADWREIMRAIQFIY from the coding sequence ATGAAAATTTTCATCAGCGCGGATATAGAAGGAATATGCGGGGTGTCGGCCTGGGAAGAAATAACAGCCGCGAGCCCCGAATATGCCGCCTGCCGCCGGCAGATGACCGCGGAAGTGCGCGCGGCCTGCGAGGGAGCCATCGCGGCGGGCGCGGCTGAAATACTGGTGCGGGACGCCCACGGCTCCGCACGCAATATAATACATTCCGAACTTCCCCGCGAAGCCAGGCTGGTGCGCGGCTGGAGCGGCGGCCCCATGATGATGATGGACGGTCTGGAGCCGGGCTTTTCCGCCGCGGTCTATATCGGCTATCACGCAAGAGCGGGCTCCGCCGCCAGCCCGATGTCGCACACAATGTCCACCTCGCTGGCGGAATTTATCATTAACGGAAAACCGGTTTCGGAATTCGAGATAAACGCCTGGGCCGCGGCGGGGCTTAAAGTGCCCAGCGTTTTTATATCAGGCGACAAAAGCGCCTGCGCGCAGGCCAGGCGGCTGCTTCCGAACATAGGTTTTACGGCCACCAAGGAAAATATCGGAGAGGCCACGGTGCACATGCATCCGCTGGCGGCGCTGGACCGCATCTCGGCCGGGGTGCAGGCGGCCCTTATGTCGAAGGCGGCGAAAAAGCTCCCCGGGCTCCCGAAGAATCCGGTGATGGAACTGCGGTTCAAGGAGATAAAAAAAGCCCGGCGCTTTTCCTGCTACCCCGGCGCCGAACGCACCGGCGACGCAACAGTGCGCCTCAAATGCGCCGACTGGCGCGAAATAATGCGCGCGATACAGTTCATATACTGA
- a CDS encoding DUF6485 family protein: MECEKKTNLKSCSCTYEPCPRKGVCCECVAYHRANGELPGCLFSPDAERTYDRSFANFTASLKKE, encoded by the coding sequence ATGGAATGTGAAAAAAAGACCAACTTAAAAAGCTGCTCCTGCACTTACGAGCCCTGCCCCAGAAAGGGGGTTTGCTGCGAATGCGTAGCCTATCATAGGGCGAACGGGGAACTTCCCGGCTGTTTATTCAGTCCGGACGCGGAAAGAACTTATGACCGTTCTTTTGCAAATTTCACCGCTTCATTAAAAAAGGAATAA
- a CDS encoding RidA family protein, whose translation MKKIILTDTAPAVIGPYSQAVEANGFVFVSGQLPIDLTTGALAEADTAKQTEASIKNIQAILKAAGLTLESVVKTTVFMADLTQFAKMNEVYARFFSKLPPARAAVEVKALPKGALVEIEAIAAR comes from the coding sequence ATTAAAAAAATAATCTTGACCGACACCGCCCCTGCCGTTATCGGCCCTTACTCCCAGGCAGTGGAAGCCAACGGCTTTGTTTTTGTCTCCGGCCAGCTGCCGATAGATCTTACAACCGGCGCTTTGGCGGAAGCTGACACAGCAAAACAGACGGAAGCCTCGATAAAAAATATACAAGCTATACTCAAGGCCGCGGGACTCACGCTTGAATCGGTGGTAAAAACCACGGTTTTCATGGCCGACTTGACCCAATTCGCTAAAATGAACGAGGTTTATGCCCGCTTTTTCTCAAAACTTCCGCCGGCGCGGGCGGCGGTTGAAGTAAAAGCTCTGCCCAAAGGCGCTTTGGTGGAAATTGAAGCCATTGCGGCAAGGTAA